One window of the Rosa rugosa chromosome 3, drRosRugo1.1, whole genome shotgun sequence genome contains the following:
- the LOC133735685 gene encoding putative pentatricopeptide repeat-containing protein At1g12700, mitochondrial, translating into MMRRAAAASSSSYCNNRGRGGGGGGGMPRLHSILVFFNNIFVYSFHSQASVAKLTNLGVGDGVSLFNAMLQMRPLPCVVRFNQIMGHIAKLKHYQAVISLYTQMDRLRVVPDAYTLNIIINCFCHLNQMGFSLCVLGKFFKFGIQPNITTLNTLIKGFFLEGKVSQAALLFSTMVEQGCKPNDVTFGTLMKGYCMMGNNTAAIQLLRKMEQQSRDCKPNVVVYNIIIDSLCKDTLVPDAVKLFSEMISRGIAPDVITYTSLIHGVCKLGQWKEATRLLNEMVSKDIFPNLVTFSTLVDTLCKEGMVVEAQSVLEMMIQRGIKPDTVTYSSLMDGYCLRGEMEKAKEVFDMMNGKGSVVNAYSYTILINGYCRCKRMNEAIRLFHEMSDRGLVPNTITYTALMDGFCKVGRILDAQRLFSKLQACGQVLDLQTYAVLLDGLFKNQQLAMAMELFGELECMKLDLNIVIYSTLIEGLCIAGKIASARDHFYGLSSKGLEPDARTYTIMIKGLCDRGLITEAEKLLREMEDKCRSPNDCTYNTIIRGFLNNDETVKAVGLVHEMMDRGFSADAWTMELIIGLLSKDKVDPALLSLIEK; encoded by the coding sequence ATGATGCGGAgagctgctgctgcttcttcttcttcttattgcAACAACAGaggtagaggaggaggaggaggaggaggtatgCCTCGTCTTCATtctattcttgttttcttcaACAATATCTTTGTATATTCCTTTCATTCTCAAGCTTCAGTGGCCAAGCTCACTAATCTTGGGGTTGGGGATGGCGTAAGTTTGTTCAATGCGATGCTTCAAATGCGTCCTCTGCCTTGTGTTGTCCGTTTCAATCAAATCATGGGTCACATCGCAAAATTGAAACATTATCAGGCAGTCATTTCTCTGTATACCCAAATGGATCGGCTAAGAGTTGTTCCCGATGCTTACACTCTCAATATTATCATCAATTGCTTCTGTCATTTGAACCAAATGGGATTCAGTTTGTGTGTGTTGGGAAAATTCTTCAAATTTGGTATTCAACCAAATATCACAACCCTCAACACTCTTATCAAGGGCTTTTTCCTTGAAGGGAAAGTTTCTCAGGCAGCACTACTTTTCAGCACAATGGTGGAGCAAGGTTGTAAGCCGAATGATGTTACTTTCGGAACACTAATGAAGGGCTATTGCATGATGGGAAATAATACTGCAGCTATTCAATTGCTTAGGAAGATGGAACAACAATCTCGAGATTGTAAGCCTAATGTGGTTGTCTATAATATCATCATTGACAGTCTCTGTAAGGATACACTAGTTCCTGATGCAGTTAAGCTCTTCTCAGAAATGATTAGTAGGGGTATTGCCCCTGACGTCATTACTTATACCTCTTTGATTCATGGAGTTTGCAAATTAGGCCAGTGGAAAGAAGCTACGAGATTGTTGAATGAGATGGTCAGTAAGGATATCTTCCCGAATTTAGTAACCTTCAGTACCCTGGTCGATACACTTTGTAAGGAGGGGATGGTTGTGGAAGCACAAAGTGTGCTTGAAATGATGATTCAAAGAGGTATCAAACCTGATACAGTCACCTACAGTTCACTTATGGATGGCTACTGTCTGCGAGGAGAAATGGAGAAAGCTAAAGAGGTTTTTGATATGATGAATGGCAAGGGCTCCGTTGTTAATGCTTATAGTTATACCATACTGATAAATGGATATTGTAGGTGTAAAAGGATGAATGAGGCCATCAGGCTTTTTCACGAAATGTCTGATAGGGGACTGGTTCCAAATACCATCACATATACTGCTCTTATGGATGGTTTTTGCAAAGTGGGAAGAATACTAGATGCCCAGAGATTGTTCAGCAAGTTGCAAGCTTGTGGCCAAGTTCTTGATCTTCAAACTTATGCCGTTCTACTGGATGGCCTGTTTAAAAACCAACAACTTGCTATGGCAATGGAGTTGTTCGGGGAGTTGGAATGCATGAAGCTGGATTTGAATATAGTAATATACAGTACTCTTATTGAAGGTTTGTGTATAGCTGGAAAAATTGCATCTGCAAGGGACCATTTTTACGGTTTATCATCAAAAGGACTTGAACCTGATGCAAGGACGTACACTATAATGATCAAGGGACTTTGTGACAGAGGTTTAATAACTGAAGCGGAAAAGTTGCTTAGAGAAATGGAAGATAAATGCCGTTCTCCAAATGACTGCACATATAACACAATTATCCGAGGGTTTCTCAATAATGACGAGACAGTCAAGGCAGTGGGACTTGTTCACGAAATGATGGACAGGGGTTTCTCTGCAGATGCATGGACGATGGAATTAATCATTGGTTTATTGTCTAAAGATAAAGTAGATCCTGCTTTGTTGTCATTGATAGAAAAGTAA